atttttgattattattcttgatttttgttgtataattattattctggatttttattgaataattattatttttgatttttattgaataattattatgattgtttttttttataattattttataattattattcttgatttttattgaataattattattttgtattcttatttattataaattataaattttgaaatatacgttttatagtgagatttaaCAGGTAACAGTGTATTCCAAACTTTTTATGATAATCCATCCTTAGACCAAATTTGGAAATGTTCGTTTATTGTTGATCTGTCGCACAATCTCGTAGAAATAtctaataaataaatataaaatatataaatgcTTCTCTTTGCTTGCAAAATCTTAACACCATTTGAAAGGACtaccaaaaaaaacaaatgtggCAAAAGGAATATAAAGGAAAAAGGCAGAGCCACAAATCGAAATCAAGTGAATATAACATATTATCTCAACAGGCAACTCCTCATTCATTCAACATATAATATTACCACCCATTGCGATTCATGTACGTAGCACCAGTGCACCAGCGGTAAGAGGGGTGGGTGCTCAGGGAGGTGGTTGTACGAATAGGGGGTTGTGGCAGGGTGGCATCCGCGAGTAGGCCTGCGGAATTGAGGTGAATTCCACCCACTAAAAGCCAAACAAAAGGGAAATCAATCTTTCTACATACTTTTAGCATATGCACACGGTATATCCTCACACACATATATGTAGGCAAAGAggccatgtgtgtgtgtactgGTGGGCTATACGGGGGAATTGGGGAATATTTGCATGCCTTTTGTGTACTTTTTCCATATGATTTATGACctaaattgttgctgctgctcacACATATATAATTACACACACACCAAAACcatatgtgtgtgttgtgtgcgTTGTCTTGGGACACCCGCAAAAGTATGCTACACTTTTTTGTTTTATGAGTTAATAAGTAGGCGTGGCCTACACGCCTTGATTATGGTTTGTGGGACAAGGGGATATCCCAACGGATAAAGGTGGATACAGACAGTGTAGCAGCAATTTAGAAAATGCACTTTCTATGGATATTTTTGAACGCTTGACTAAACTATTAGCGGGGGGATTTCCATGATTTAGTTCAAGTTTAGGCCTGATTAAGCCCCACACTAAAATGGGGTTAAAAAAGGGGTACCAATCACTCTCAGCGGCTGAAAAAAAGGCCGCAAGCAATGACCTTCCTTCCACAGCGAAGACGAATCAAAGTAAAGCCAAATGATGTATCAGCAGAATGTCAGCCGACGGATTAGGTCAATCCCCGCCGCCTGGTAAtcccacatgccacatgccctcttgctgctgatgttgcatTAGCCGTAACCGTAACGCAATGGCTAATCCAATTCCGAACGAGAATATAAAGCCCGATGCTCGAGCGTTGCTGTGATTTTGTCTTGGCCCAAAAGGCCGGGAGAATGGAGTACCACAACGTGAGTAGTGTTCTTGGCAATGTGTCCAGTGTGTTGCGTCCGGATGCGCGACTCTCCGCAGAATCGCGTCTCCTGGGCTGGAATGTGCCGCCGGATGAACTACGTCACATACCCGAACATTGGCTGATATACCCGGAGCCGCCGGAATCGATGAACTATCTGCTGGGTACGCTCTACATCTTCTTTACGGTCATATCGATGATCGGGAATGGCCTCGTAATGTGGGTCTTCTCCGCGGCCAAGTCGCTAAGGACTCCGTCCAACATCCTTGTGATCAATCTGGCCTTCTGCGACTTTATGATGATGATCAAGACGCCCATCTTCATCTACAACAGCTTCCATCAGGGCTATGCCCTGGGACACTTGGGCTGTCAAATCTTCGGGGTCATTGGCTCCTACACGGGGATTGCGGCGGGTGCCACGAACGCCTTCATCGCCTACGACCGCTACAATGTGATAACGCGACCCATGGAGGGCAAGATGACGCATGGCAAGGCCATAGCCATGATAATTTTCATCTATCTGTATGCCACGCCCTGGGTGGTGGCCTGCTACACGGAATCCTGGGGCCGTTTCGTCCCCGAAGGATATCTCACGTCGTGCACCTTTGACTATCTGACGGATAACTTTGATACGCGTCTCTTCGTGGCCTGTATCTTCTTCTTCAGCTTCGTCTGCCCCACCACCATGATCACGTACTACTACTCGCAGATTGTGGGCCATGTCTTTAGCCACGAGAAGGCGCTGCGCGATCAGGCCAAGAAGATGAATGTCGATTCGCTGCGCTCAAATGTGGACAAGAGCAAGGAGGCTGCAGAAATTCGCATTGCCAAGGCGGCCATCACCATTTGTTTCCTGTTCTTTGCGTCCTGGACACCATACGGCGTGATGTCCCTCATTGGAGCATTTGGGGACAAGACTTTGCTCACCCCCGGCGCCACAATGATCCCCGCCTGCACCTGCAAAATGGTGGCCTGCATAGATCCCTTTGTGTATGCCATCAGTCATCCCAGATATCGCATGGAGCTGCAGAAGCGCTGCCCCTGGCTGGCCATCAGCGAGAAGGCCCCCGAATCGGCGGCCGTCATCTCCACCAGCACCacccaggagcagcagcaaacgACGGCGGCCTAAAACCGATCGATTTGTGGATTATGATGATGACGAACTGCTTCCCCTCTACCGGAAACGAACTCGTAATACAAAATGCCATGGAAAAACTTCTATAAAAATTCAAGTCTTTGATGAAACTTTGTGGTGGAAAATGTGTGAAATATTGTATGATTATGATTTGTAGGCTATTGTTTTTGATGTTAAATAATCAAATATAGTAATGTATTGCAAGAAATACGGCATACAGAGTGTCCTTTAGTCCGATTTTTCTGAAACCCCTTACAAGCAATAATATATCCTTTTTTTCGCAATTTCCTTTTAATCTAACACTTTGCTTAATCAACACGAAGGAGTACCAGATTCTGCTTCTGTCCAGTGCCCTGCCCTGCTCTTCCATTGTCTGCCAAGCCGTTAGGCAGTCGATTCGGGGGCACTTGACGTTGCCTTTAGCGGGTCACTCAGACGAACCGAAACCGAACTGCCTTCATGCCGGTATCCAAAAGTAAAGacagacaacaacaaaagaatTGGCCATATACTCGCATAAAATGGGagaaaatgccaaaaatgttGTCCCAGTTCCGGGACATAGAACATAGAATCCACAAAAGCTCGCTCCGACGCTCTCTTCGGCTTCAAGAGAGAGCAAGTTTTGAGGCTGGAAAGCGCTTGCGCACAGAATTGTGGAACACATTGCGAATTTGAGGTCCACAGTTAATTCCTGTAAATAATTAAACTTGGGTTCCACATGGAGTTACTCCGTAAATACCTGCACGTGCTCCCCAGGGACCCCATATGACTTAGGCCCACATGGGTTCCACTTGGCATCCATGCACATCTATCAAAGGAAAAAAGAAGCTCGAAACCC
This region of Drosophila miranda strain MSH22 chromosome 2, D.miranda_PacBio2.1, whole genome shotgun sequence genomic DNA includes:
- the LOC108157619 gene encoding opsin Rh3; translation: MEYHNVSSVLGNVSSVLRPDARLSAESRLLGWNVPPDELRHIPEHWLIYPEPPESMNYLLGTLYIFFTVISMIGNGLVMWVFSAAKSLRTPSNILVINLAFCDFMMMIKTPIFIYNSFHQGYALGHLGCQIFGVIGSYTGIAAGATNAFIAYDRYNVITRPMEGKMTHGKAIAMIIFIYLYATPWVVACYTESWGRFVPEGYLTSCTFDYLTDNFDTRLFVACIFFFSFVCPTTMITYYYSQIVGHVFSHEKALRDQAKKMNVDSLRSNVDKSKEAAEIRIAKAAITICFLFFASWTPYGVMSLIGAFGDKTLLTPGATMIPACTCKMVACIDPFVYAISHPRYRMELQKRCPWLAISEKAPESAAVISTSTTQEQQQTTAA